CACATTTTCTTGTCATAGCCTTTTTTTAACAAAGGAGAGGAAGAGAAAAAGGAGATCCTTTTCCGCAATTTTTGTATAGTCTAAATTTTATTTCTCAAAAATGTACAGAATAAAGTTTAAAGTGAGGCGCTATATCTTGCcattctttttcaatttttttttatttgtcatAACTAAAAGAGAAAGGTATGTGGTTGCTAGGTTCGCAGGGGCTCTTGTTTTATGGCATCTATAGGAATATGACGTGAAAATAAATATAGATTGTTAGGAAAAAGTAATGGCGTATAGTCGCTTCATTAAACTTTATAAGTTAGACCACAACTTTTTTCTAATATCAATTATACTTGTAGTGACTTTAACTCTAATTAATCAATGCTAGTCTTAGGACAAGGTTTTATTTAGAACTAATTTTGCAATCGCAcgaaagatattttttttaataattaattattttgaagtattttttatatttgaaaatttagttatttattaatGTTATATGAATGTTAAAATTTTTATGTTGTGCAATATATGGGTAGGAACAATTATTGCCCgttctttcaaataaaaattatcgtAGATATTGTTAGAGTAGGACGTGTAAGTGTTTGAAATGATGTCTTGTATTGGAACTTCAGATTATTTAAGAAATAGCACAGCGCCGCACAGTCGCCTGTCGCTTCACCGACATGGCTCTTTCCGCCGCTCGCGCTTCTTGGCATCGTGGATTGCTATATCGCTGGCTGCAAGCGCCGATGGTGGCGGCGGCAAGGGGTGGCGGCGGTGGGTGGGGGGAaaggaattagggtttgggggtggggggaagggggaagaAGATGGAGACATGAGAGGTTGAGGGGTGAGAGGGCGGTGGCGGCCTGCGGCGACGACGGGTGGGGGAGGGGAAATAGGGTTTGGGAGTGggggaggttggggaagatgatgatgtggattttttttctttcttttttttaaaatttgttttccACATGTCATACCCCTGCCACCGTGTCATTTCTAGCgtcggcgtaagaaaaaatcggtcaccggacaaattcgaaacaaaaacgaaaagttatgtatttaaaagtagagtttttaaattaggagcaaaaaccaattcggggtaaacgttatggatttacaggaaATTACCcctataataaaataggagagaaaaagtaatttttttagggtaaatttgtgaaaaaaataagagaataaataatatttaaaagataaataattaaataatacttTAATTGGAGGAACATGAAAAATGATGAAGTATCATCTAACAAAATTTATAAGTATTGCGGAGAAATAGAGTTTTGACCTGAGTATCGATGATTGGAATAAAATCGGCGACAATCAAAAAACTAAGACGCCGGAAAATAAGAACACACCTCCAAAATCTTTATCTCCAAGTAAAAGTTTTATAGATTCTGATCTCTCCTTCAAAACTGAATACAATGCGCTATTTCTATGACAGATACAAAGGGATAAATTAGTAATTTCATGAATGTTGACGTATACTGCGTACAAAGGGATAAATTAGTAATTTCATGAATGTTCACATACACCGTGCAACTAGGGTTCTAGATTACACATTTTATAATGTTTGTATCGCGTGGGGCGGCGTCAACCCAGATCGAAGGGAGGAGGCGGCGTTCTCGCCGTCTCCAAGGAAGGCGGCAGCACGGTGGTGTGAGATAGAGGTGTGGGTTCAGTTTTGTGTGTTGCTGGCGCGAAGCCcctgagaagagagagagatatgagaTGGTCTGTGAGAGGGGAACGGGGCGACGACCTTCTGGTCGGCGGACAGCGACTTCGCCGGCGGAGCTTGAGAGAGAGGTGGGCGGAGCttgaaaacgacgtcgttttgtaccaagcaaaacgacgtcgtttcacaACAcgtcatttatttttttaaaaattgacatGTATTTTCCATGTAGACTCCACCTTGTCATCAATATTTTTGACACGGTGATTAAGTTAGGTCATCGAAATTTTTCGCCGGATGTAAATTGCGATTCAAGGCTTAATTGGGATCGATATACTATGACagattttttgaatttgatgcaaaacgcgaaaaatgaaaatagttaAAGGATTTAGCGacattaacccaaaaaaaaggataatattttttcatctttttttattcatcatttctcaataaaattttgCAACTAAGGTAAACGCACCTTAACATTAACATTAACATTAATTGTTACGATCATATGTGATAATAGTTGCTACACGACTATATGATTTTTCCCTCTTGTTTTGTTATACAGGTGGCATTGTTAGTTTGTTACATGTTGCAGGTTAGGATGGGGGCCTCTGTGCTTCATAGTTTTATGTTGGCCCATTAAAGGCCTTGCAACTGCTTGACTAGGCGTAGCCCAATTAAGTGCCTGGATTTTACTTATGGACCAAACAATTCTACACTTATATTTGACTATCAAGCCAAAATAAATGTCTGTTCGTCAAGTGAACCTAAATGAAAACTCTAGCTAATTTGCTTCTGTAATACGACAAaacatttttttctcttttttggtACGATACGTCACATATATATTCTTTAGTATTATACATTTCAAGTGTAAAATTATGATACGTATACACATGAATTATACGAGAGTTTATTCATTATAAAAAATCACGTAAAAACGACAAAAATATCATACACACAATTTGGAGCATCATAATGTCATATTGAGTGAAACAAAGATCGTTCCCTTGCAATATTAATTGCTTACAACGAGTCcttcaaaactagtctatatattaattatatatactaattGAGATTAGTGATTCTAATCATAGGAAGCATGCAGCAGGGGGTTGTCGGTGCCGGAGATGAGACATCTTTGTGTTGGCGGCGGCGGTGACACGCTCGCAGCGAGGGCACATCGAGAGGGCGGAAGCCGGCGGCGGGAGGTGGCCGTGGCCGTGGACGTTAATTGCCCTGAGCTCCTCCACCTCCTTGTGTAGCTTCCTGTTCTGCTCACTCAGTGATCCAAACCATCTTTTCAAGTACTCGCACTCCATTTCTGTTTGCTTCAGCTTGCTCCTATATTAATCGCATCAGTGCAGTGTTAATAAGATTAATTAGGTTGAGTAATTATGATTAATGGAAATATTGATTACCACTTAATTGACTCGGTCAAATTGCGTTTTTTAATTAACGTGTATGCATTACATACTAATTACTGTGCACATTTAACACCTATATAATGTTCATCATTTTATGCATTTTGTAACATTATTAAGGATCTAAAAATAGctatttatactttattaacggAGCATAGAAGAAGATGCTTGCTCGATTTCTATAAAGAACTAGATGCATAAATTGCACTTTATTTCTTTCCAGTTGGATCAAATTAGCATGGAATGTCTGTTCACAAATATTTTCAGTCCTGTAACTACATTAATAGATGCTATCTGGATCATTAATTtggtatatataaatatacaagTATTCAGAAGAAGTTTTCGTGAATAACAAAAAATAGTCCAAGTATGAAAAATACCTTGCTCTACGATTCTGAAACCAGACCTCAACTTGCCTCGGCTTTAAGCTTAATATTTCTGCCAAAGTTTCCTTCTCTCTCTGCATATCATAAAATACATACAATATTATTCGTGTCTCTCTAACAAGTAAAAAGTTGAAGATTTATGATTGCATACAGGGTTTAAGGTGTGATTTTGTTTGAAGCTTTCTTCAAGAAGACGAGACTGCTCTTTGGTGAGGCGAAGCTTCTTTCTCCGGGCCGGGCCCCCGTTCGGGCtctcgccttcttcttcttcttccatgCATTCTTCTTCTGTTCCTGATGAGGGCACTTGGTTTATGTCCAGCTCTTTCATTGTGCTTTCCCCTACAAATTAAATATGTCTTTAGCTACTTCATATATACCACAAAAACCTAGCTAATATTACTATATCATGTTTATGATTCTATGATATCCATCTCATTTCGATCCAGAAAAATTCATCATCTCTTTTGAAAAATATTCGTTAGAACACAAGAAAAGCAGGAGAATTATAGATCAAAAATTGTGAGGTGAGGAGATACATGAaataaagattaattaattacttaGTTTCTTACCGGGGGATaagaaagatgaagaagagaagccTATAGTTAACTCCAAGCAAAAAGGGGCACTATGACAATTCTCCATGAAATGATGAGAAAATTAAGGAGAGAGGACCacaaaatatatcaatttataTCTGTCGAGACAAATTAAGAATATTAATAGTTGTGAGGTGAgacctatatatatagacatgtacatatttatatatatcggAGAGTAAATGGGAAAGGGCAGAAAGGAAATGTGGAAAGGTCATATGCGAAATGGTCAAAACCCAAATCAGGATTTCTTTGAAATAAAcacatacatatactcaagacTAGAATATTTTTTTCACCACTTTCTAAGAGAATACAAGTTGTTCCTATATATTGGTCCAAACATTAAATATTTACGtgatcattaattaattaagtgtaAGCAATGGCTCCATCCCATTTTATTCACACACAAATCATTTTCTTTTGGGACTGCCATGTTGTAATACAACATcaccttttcctttttttttcgcAATTAGAAACATTCTCATTTTCAGCAAGTTCGTAATGTGtacttaaaaggaaaaaggaaagaCTTTGAATATAGTTCCTTGGGTTGATTTCAAATCGTCTCTTGTATTTGTCTACTCATAAATATTATCTTGACATCAAAAAAGAATTGGACCCAAATTCTTTCATAATTGATCCTGATGCGATATTAAAAGCATATTTGCATGTAAAAACTGCATATTCAATAGTTttcatatttaataattaatcttttgaaaaaaaaaagggggaaattaaGCTAGTGGAGAAATTAAAGGTGGGAGTGTGAGAAACCCGTGTGATGAAGGGCACGTGGCAGGAATGATGATGGGAGGCAAGGCCCCCTTTATTGAACCGGAATTGTCGGTTTAAAGGTCAGCTGCTGAAATGATTGGCAACCACCTCTCCAAATATTAATGCCCAACTAATtaatacatactccctccgtccccaaaataagttcctctttggggacggcacgggttttaaggaaaatggtaaagtgtattgatagtggaaaaaaatatgttataattagtattgggagtggtgaaaaggtgaaaaagtgttataaatagtattgagagttgtgaaaaagtgaaaagtaagaataaataaagtattactagtggtggggtagttgtccaaaaatagaaagaatgaaagaggaacttatttgggggacgtcccaaaatggaaaaagaggaacttatttcagggacggagggagtacatcatTTCATGTGtttctgtctctctctctctttttttctcgTCGTATATCAATGTGTATATGTATTTCCAAACAAAATAGCGCATGTTTCATGAATACCACTAAACACGCTATCGGATAGCCCGGCCCGGCCCAATTGGCCCAGCTTTGACACTTTTATAAAGAGGCTCTCATCAAAGTCCTTGTAAATTAATACCAGCTAGGAGTAGTATTTATTTTCAATCTTTTAATTACGTTGGCAGCTTATAAAATCTCGAAACATTACATCTTATCAACCCTTTAAACATTTCATAAGTTATTGAAATTTATAACACCCTAgccaaacactgattattttcTTAGAATCCTTCTTTGTGGtggattatttattttattttatttgcctGCGATCTATTTCTAGTGAAGTAAAAGAGTCGAGAGTCGAGAGTCGTGTCTTCACATATTTTTGGGAGGTGGAGTTATATACatctaaaaattagaaaatccaaaaaaaaaatgacaacaaCTGGGGATTGTGAATCACAGAAAAGTAAGCAGGGGTGCTCCTTTTTCGTTCACATCAAGAAGTAAAAGACAACGTTGTCTCTGTAGCTGCAAGCCTAGTAATTAAAAACCTTTAAAGCATCATATCACATCCAATTGCTAAATCACTAATTTAAATAAGGATTAATCTTTGGCCTTAGCTTTCTTTAGATTAGTAGGAAGTAGTATATCTGTAGGAACTCAACAACATTGTCTTTTAAAAATGTAATGAATTAATGAAATAGATGCAACTAAATAAAGCAATCCTTATTATGCGAGCTAAGACTTAAAACTGTAGTGAGTGTTTTGGACGTCCGGCTAGAAATAATGAGTTAGTACTACTGTCCAACTTTATTGTGTTAGTGTTGATGTCAGGTTATATTAACACgatactattttatttattatttattagagTCTGTAATTATCGTACTAACACAAACGAGTCGTGTTCTCATCTTGCTTGTGTTTTATCTTACCAATTAACCACACGAGAGACGAGACACACACTCTCACGTATCACATACAAGTTTACATGCATGCTCCAATTTCTATATTACTATATCCTGTGGCCTATAATTCTCTTTTCCACGTACGATTTGAAataactaatactccctccttccCGTAAGAGTATCACATATGGGATGGcgcaggttttaagaaaatgttgAATTGATTGTTGATTAtgtagaaatgagtggttgtgatTGAATTGATTGTTGATTAtgtagaaatgagtggttgtgatTGAATTAATTGTAGGTTACGTAAAAATGAGTGATTGTAGTTAAAAAGATAAAGTGAAGTCATGTCCAAAAATAAAAGGATACATTTTTATGGGACGAACGAAAATAGAAAATGTGATACACGACGGAGAGAGTAAAAAAGAATTGTATGACTCAATCAACGTAGCAACACAATAGTCTCTAGCTAGCTTACTTGAATTGGTCATACCTTAATTTTAATTACCCCGTTGATACGAGTAGAGCCTAGCGTTTACGTTGACACATATTTCAGCTATTATTTAATACACAGAAAATACTTTTTTGATCGTAAAAGGGAGTATAATGTAATTGAAAATGatatagataaataagaattataGTATACATGGACCGACAAGAATATTTGAATATATGTGATGGGTCTTATAGTGGAACTTATGTGTATGATTAATTGATTATGCCTAAAGAAAAGATTTGGTTGGTGATGGCGATGCACGTGTGCCTGGAATTTctcaatatatatttgtatttaacaCAAAagattatttataaaaaaaaacacacacacacacacacaaaagatTAGGCATATCCGTGTATTTAAAAGAAGCTTAAGAAATGTAATACGAATTATCGAAtaagtatattttaaaattagtttTATCTATGAATAAGTGTCCTATTTCAGAATTCTGTGTAAAAATGATGTCAAAatgcaaaaaattaatttactttGGGTTCAATTTTGCAATACCACTATAATTTTCGAGACTCTTCGCATTTACCCCATACTATAGTTAGTTGGGATAGAAGTAAATTTATAAGTTTCCTTAATATGCATTTTAATTACGACAACTAATTTGGAAAGCAAAGAAATATGTGGGTACGTAACGCGTATATCTATAGAACTCGGAGCAGATCATGTTGGAGTGCTACAACCATATCAATGATAgttaaaaattaaatgatatactAACCATCTACTTTGTtttgtatatatacatatatcatgTAAAATAGCATGTGTCTCGAGCTCCCAACGATCACTTtcgattatatatatgtgtctCATGTGTGTGTTGGGGGTTACTTTCGAAAAAAACCCcatcattttttctttaaatttaaaaatgtatatctatacatatattaaaagaactttattttacataataaatttgatttgtcTATATATTGTCCCtgtttttaaatttgttttaagAGTAATAtctgttattatttttaaaaatgtataTGACTAGCAGAATATTGCAATTACTAAGCCTTCatattttcaacaaattttGTTTGAAATACAATGTTAAAATGATAGTATTATTTACTGTTGAAGTGAAGTCATTCTACTGTTAATAATTTTGGAGTAATAATTTGAACTGTTGTAAATTAGAATATGATCCAATGGAAACATTCACTGATAAATATTCATAGAAAAAGAATATAGGGAAGCTCGGTATTAAAATCTATGCAAAAAAACTTATACGAAATCGTGTCACGGATTAAAATTCGTTGAAAAAATAGTACTCGAATCCAAGTGTAAATTCAAATTCTGAATCAAATTTCAATTCTATTAGTATTtctttctatttaattttaaatgtaaACTCCTTGGTATACTAGAACATGCCTTGAAAAAAATCCATCTCATGTGTTACATTGGAGAGGTAAAACTTGAAACACAATAATTAGAAATGAGGTGCAGAGCGGTTGAAAATTGAGCATATAGACAAGTAAATAATGAAATTGTTGGatgagtaaaataaaatttggggcAAACCCGAAATTACGCGAAATGTAGATCTAAAATTAGGATGGTGAGAGCGAGACGCGCACGTTTATTAATGATAGGAAGGCGCATTAAGCAGGCAACGTCCAAACATGCCGCTGTGGGGGCCCACACAAAGGTGTCGTACACGGGGGACAGGTGGGCCCCTCTGTTTTCTGCGAGTGgtcccccccaccccacccctgccgtCTCAAAGCGTGATTTACACGCCAT
The genomic region above belongs to Salvia miltiorrhiza cultivar Shanhuang (shh) chromosome 5, IMPLAD_Smil_shh, whole genome shotgun sequence and contains:
- the LOC130986275 gene encoding homeobox-leucine zipper protein HOX3-like; the protein is MENCHSAPFCLELTIGFSSSSFLSPGESTMKELDINQVPSSGTEEECMEEEEEGESPNGGPARRKKLRLTKEQSRLLEESFKQNHTLNPREKETLAEILSLKPRQVEVWFQNRRARSKLKQTEMECEYLKRWFGSLSEQNRKLHKEVEELRAINVHGHGHLPPPASALSMCPRCERVTAAANTKMSHLRHRQPPAACFL